The following coding sequences lie in one Aquabacterium olei genomic window:
- a CDS encoding D-sedoheptulose-7-phosphate isomerase gives MTIPSPLAAERRPDLASYLQRALQEHQQLFAQLHGLGGAIEQTAERIADALRRGNKLLLCGNGGSAADAEHFAAELAGRFLHDRPALAAVALSGSGALLSCIGNDYGFEHVFARQVAALGVPGDCLVGLSTSGRSPNVLAAMREGRTRGLTTIGLTGQREGNLLAEACDHVIAVPHTATARIQEAHGFIVHALCGLIEIQLGHG, from the coding sequence GTGACCATCCCCTCTCCCTTGGCAGCGGAAAGACGGCCGGATCTCGCCAGCTACCTGCAGCGCGCCCTGCAGGAGCACCAGCAGCTGTTTGCCCAGCTTCACGGGCTGGGCGGTGCGATCGAGCAGACCGCCGAGCGAATCGCGGACGCCCTGCGCCGTGGCAACAAGCTCCTGCTGTGTGGCAACGGCGGATCCGCTGCCGACGCGGAGCACTTTGCTGCCGAACTGGCCGGCCGCTTCCTGCACGACCGCCCTGCCCTGGCGGCGGTCGCATTGAGCGGCAGTGGCGCCCTGCTGAGCTGCATCGGTAACGACTACGGCTTCGAGCACGTCTTTGCGCGCCAGGTGGCCGCACTCGGCGTGCCGGGTGACTGCCTGGTGGGCCTGTCCACGTCCGGTCGCTCACCCAATGTGCTGGCGGCCATGCGGGAGGGCCGCACACGCGGCCTGACCACGATCGGGCTGACCGGCCAGCGTGAAGGCAACCTCCTCGCCGAGGCGTGCGACCACGTCATCGCGGTGCCGCACACCGCGACCGCCCGGATCCAGGAAGCCCACGGTTTCATCGTGCACGCGCTGTGCGGGCTCATCGAAATCCAGCTGGGACATGGGTGA
- a CDS encoding ATP-binding cassette domain-containing protein — protein MNSSGGLRAVLPILWNAVKPRWRRTAAAIFLLVAAKVTAVLVPLLLKAIVDRFSRPENLAAAGSAQAGDALQAPHAVLVLPVFMLLGYAALRFAGTLFTELRDLVFSRVTLGVVTSYAERAFAHLLDLTPRFHAQRQTGALIRDLERGTGGIGFLLGAGLFTVVPTLVEFGAVLVVMSVGYSVWFTVVIMATFVAYGTYTTLMTQRREVRQRRVNEVDSAAHGRMVDGLLNYEAIKLHAREGHERQRYAGVLSQWVEQGVANQKALSTLHIGQGVIIAIGVALVMLLAGEQTVQGTLTVGDLVLVNAYILQICLPLNALGFVFREARDALVNTEKLLDLLAQRPDIEDAPESKDLTIEGGSIHFEHVDFAYEPGRPILQDVSFHIGAGQTVAVVGGSGSGKSTLARLLLRLHDVGKGRITIDGQDIRSVRMATLRRAIGVVPQDTTLFNDTVAHNIGYGRLGASLADVIEAAKAAQVHELIESLPQQYETSVGERGLTLSGGERQRIAIARAFLKNPPIIVLDEATSALDARSERAIQAELDRIAHGRTTLVIAHRLSTIVDADLIIVMDKGRIVERGRHDELLAHDGLYAQLWRLQRQQQQVERLEHELARQPIHLAVLLMGVLDGLRDAIESRHIKLYADIAFEDARVVGDPSSLAQAIGQLCMRAILTVPPGGRLALRLERSQAHARLAITEGLLPAVSDDRAPLPAGALPMPPVTLDPVALRAVIERQGGRFQSDPPSSMHGPRHVIELPLLALSARPLEATMPQPAPLPGETRAALAAPGRGALEGLDILAIDDLPDALESLVMLLSAEGARVAPFDTGSGALAWLTETPASGWPRAVLCDIDLGTEDGHQVIRRIRQIEDEREVPLHERVPAIALSGLSEPADRMRSLMSGFQAHLVKPAQPGELIDTLARLTAGGPAIPPQNGDGSVTGNNDHRS, from the coding sequence ATGAACAGCAGTGGCGGCCTCCGGGCTGTCCTCCCCATCCTGTGGAACGCCGTCAAGCCCCGCTGGCGTCGAACCGCCGCGGCCATCTTCCTGCTGGTGGCCGCCAAGGTGACGGCCGTGCTCGTGCCCCTGCTGCTCAAGGCCATCGTCGACCGCTTCAGCCGGCCCGAGAACCTGGCAGCGGCGGGTTCGGCCCAGGCCGGCGACGCGCTGCAGGCGCCGCATGCCGTGCTTGTCCTGCCGGTCTTCATGCTGCTGGGTTATGCCGCACTGCGCTTTGCCGGCACCCTGTTCACCGAGTTGCGCGACCTGGTCTTCTCGCGGGTCACGCTGGGGGTGGTGACGTCCTACGCCGAGCGGGCGTTTGCCCACCTGCTGGACCTCACCCCCCGCTTTCATGCGCAGCGGCAGACCGGCGCCCTGATCCGCGACCTGGAGCGGGGCACCGGCGGCATCGGCTTTCTGTTGGGCGCCGGGCTGTTCACGGTGGTGCCCACGTTGGTGGAATTCGGCGCGGTGCTGGTGGTCATGTCCGTCGGCTACAGCGTCTGGTTCACCGTCGTGATCATGGCCACCTTCGTCGCCTACGGCACGTACACCACCCTGATGACGCAGCGCCGCGAGGTGCGCCAGCGCCGCGTCAACGAGGTCGACTCGGCCGCGCATGGCCGCATGGTGGACGGCCTGCTGAACTACGAGGCCATCAAGCTGCACGCCCGCGAAGGCCACGAGCGGCAACGTTACGCCGGCGTGCTGAGCCAGTGGGTGGAACAGGGCGTCGCCAATCAAAAGGCCCTGTCGACGCTGCACATCGGCCAGGGCGTGATCATCGCGATCGGGGTGGCGCTGGTGATGCTGCTGGCGGGCGAGCAGACCGTGCAAGGCACCCTGACGGTGGGCGACCTGGTGCTCGTCAACGCCTACATCCTTCAGATCTGTCTGCCCCTCAATGCACTGGGCTTCGTGTTCCGCGAGGCGCGCGATGCGCTGGTGAACACGGAGAAGCTGCTGGACCTGCTGGCCCAGCGGCCCGACATCGAGGATGCGCCCGAGAGCAAGGACCTCACCATCGAAGGCGGCAGCATCCATTTCGAACACGTCGATTTTGCCTACGAGCCCGGTCGCCCCATCCTGCAGGACGTGAGCTTTCACATCGGCGCGGGCCAGACGGTGGCCGTGGTCGGCGGCAGCGGCTCGGGCAAGTCGACGCTCGCCCGCCTGCTGCTGCGTCTGCACGATGTGGGCAAAGGTCGCATCACCATCGACGGCCAGGACATCCGCAGCGTGCGCATGGCGACGCTGCGCCGGGCCATTGGCGTCGTGCCCCAGGACACCACGCTGTTCAACGACACCGTCGCGCACAACATCGGCTACGGCCGCCTGGGTGCGAGTCTGGCGGACGTGATCGAAGCGGCCAAGGCCGCGCAGGTGCACGAGCTGATCGAGTCGCTGCCCCAGCAGTACGAGACCTCGGTGGGCGAACGGGGCCTGACCCTCTCGGGGGGTGAACGCCAGCGCATCGCCATCGCACGCGCCTTTCTGAAAAACCCGCCCATCATCGTGCTGGACGAGGCCACTTCGGCGCTCGACGCACGCTCGGAACGCGCCATCCAGGCCGAGTTGGACCGCATCGCGCACGGCCGCACGACGCTCGTGATCGCCCACCGCCTGTCGACCATCGTCGATGCCGACCTCATCATCGTGATGGACAAGGGCCGCATCGTCGAGCGGGGCCGCCATGACGAGTTGCTGGCCCATGACGGGCTGTATGCGCAACTGTGGCGCCTGCAACGCCAGCAGCAGCAGGTCGAACGGCTGGAGCACGAGCTGGCGCGCCAGCCCATCCATCTGGCGGTGCTGCTGATGGGCGTACTCGACGGCCTGCGCGACGCCATCGAGTCCCGTCACATCAAGCTCTATGCCGACATCGCGTTCGAGGACGCCCGCGTGGTCGGTGACCCCAGCTCGCTGGCCCAGGCCATCGGTCAGCTGTGCATGCGCGCCATCCTGACGGTGCCGCCGGGTGGCCGGCTGGCTCTGCGGCTGGAGCGCAGCCAGGCGCACGCCCGCCTCGCCATCACCGAAGGCCTGCTGCCCGCCGTCAGTGACGACCGGGCGCCCCTGCCTGCCGGCGCGCTGCCCATGCCCCCCGTGACGCTCGACCCGGTCGCGCTGCGGGCGGTGATCGAGCGCCAGGGGGGGCGCTTCCAGTCTGATCCTCCCAGTTCCATGCACGGGCCGCGCCATGTGATCGAATTGCCCCTGCTGGCCCTGTCCGCACGGCCTCTGGAGGCCACCATGCCCCAGCCCGCTCCGTTGCCCGGCGAGACACGCGCCGCCCTGGCCGCCCCGGGGCGGGGCGCGCTGGAGGGGCTGGACATTCTTGCCATCGACGACCTGCCCGACGCGCTCGAATCGCTGGTGATGCTGCTGTCGGCAGAGGGCGCGCGCGTGGCGCCGTTCGACACCGGCAGTGGCGCGCTCGCCTGGCTGACAGAGACGCCGGCCTCGGGCTGGCCAAGGGCGGTGCTGTGTGACATCGACCTGGGCACCGAAGACGGCCACCAGGTGATCCGCCGCATCCGCCAGATCGAAGACGAACGCGAGGTGCCGCTGCACGAACGGGTGCCGGCCATCGCGTTGAGCGGGCTGTCCGAGCCGGCCGACCGCATGCGCTCCCTGATGAGCGGCTTCCAGGCGCACCTCGTGAAGCCGGCTCAGCCCGGCGAGTTGATCGACACCCTCGCCCGCCTGACCGCCGGCGGGCCGGCGATTCCCCCGCAGAACGGCGACGGGTCAGTTACCGGCAACAACGACCACAGGTCGTAA
- a CDS encoding glycosyltransferase family 2 protein, translating to MAAEALVTVVVLTHQRSAELRRTLAHLRRLPERPAIVVVDSGSCTRDARANREAAAEVGALLVRVTRHLGAAARNAGVAQVRTPYVAFCDDDTWWAPGALQRAVEVMASCPSVGLINGQVRVGPEQRPDPRCTRMAQSPLDRIGLPGPAILSFVAGAVVMRTQAFKEAGGYEPRLFHGAEERLMGLDLATLGWDMVYVPDAVVHHHPAPPRQSGERRLLAVRNRLWIAAMRLPWPDAFREVRHILRQASAQGVGASVLWRAVTGLPWALWHRQRVPADVVRMHRLLRGDADPRHAVCPKGMPRVG from the coding sequence ATGGCAGCTGAGGCGCTGGTGACCGTGGTGGTGCTGACACATCAGCGTTCGGCGGAATTGCGGCGCACCCTGGCGCATCTGCGCCGTCTGCCGGAGCGCCCGGCCATCGTCGTGGTCGACAGCGGCTCGTGCACGCGCGATGCCCGGGCGAACCGGGAGGCTGCCGCCGAGGTCGGGGCCCTGCTGGTGCGCGTGACGCGCCACCTCGGGGCCGCGGCCCGCAACGCCGGGGTGGCGCAGGTCCGCACGCCCTATGTGGCCTTCTGCGACGACGACACGTGGTGGGCCCCCGGTGCCCTGCAGCGGGCCGTGGAGGTCATGGCCTCGTGTCCGTCGGTGGGGCTCATCAACGGCCAGGTGCGCGTCGGACCCGAGCAGCGGCCCGACCCCCGGTGCACACGCATGGCGCAGAGCCCGCTCGATCGCATCGGGCTGCCTGGCCCGGCCATCCTGTCCTTCGTGGCCGGGGCCGTGGTGATGCGCACGCAGGCCTTCAAGGAGGCCGGCGGCTATGAGCCCCGCCTCTTTCACGGAGCCGAAGAGCGGTTGATGGGCCTGGACCTTGCCACGCTGGGTTGGGACATGGTCTACGTCCCGGATGCGGTGGTGCACCACCATCCCGCGCCACCCCGGCAGTCTGGGGAGCGTCGCCTTCTCGCGGTTCGTAACCGCCTGTGGATTGCCGCCATGCGTCTGCCGTGGCCGGATGCATTTCGCGAAGTGCGGCACATCTTGCGGCAAGCCAGCGCGCAAGGTGTGGGGGCGTCGGTGCTGTGGCGCGCGGTCACCGGCCTGCCTTGGGCTTTGTGGCATCGACAGCGTGTTCCCGCCGACGTGGTGCGCATGCACCGCCTTCTTCGTGGCGACGCCGACCCCAGGCACGCCGTTTGCCCGAAAGGCATGCCGCGTGTGGGGTGA
- a CDS encoding PIG-L deacetylase family protein, producing the protein MVILSPHPDDAVFSCGHLLANRPDSTVVTVFAGLPEEDSPLTDWDERCGFISGRVAMQTRRDEDAQALGLLGVTPMWLDFLDAQYGSSPSPHELGEALLDTLRTLDDPPVVLPMGLFHSDHLLVHEAALWALRRSVTNWTVHLYEDIPYRRLPGLLQQRLQTLATLGLEATPSTMVVSPVERLKARAVSSYVSQLRALGAEGLSDLTRPERLWDLQGACGGVDGS; encoded by the coding sequence ATGGTCATCCTCTCTCCCCACCCCGACGACGCCGTCTTCTCGTGCGGGCACCTGCTTGCCAACCGCCCCGACAGCACGGTCGTCACCGTGTTTGCCGGGCTGCCCGAGGAGGACAGCCCCCTGACGGATTGGGACGAGCGTTGCGGCTTCATCAGCGGCCGCGTCGCCATGCAGACCCGCCGCGACGAAGACGCCCAGGCGCTCGGGCTGCTCGGCGTGACCCCGATGTGGCTGGACTTTCTCGACGCGCAGTACGGCAGCAGCCCTTCGCCCCATGAACTCGGTGAGGCCCTGCTGGACACCCTGCGCACGCTGGATGACCCGCCGGTGGTGCTCCCGATGGGCCTGTTTCACTCCGACCACCTTCTGGTGCACGAAGCCGCGTTGTGGGCCTTGCGGCGCAGCGTGACGAACTGGACCGTGCACCTGTACGAAGACATCCCCTATCGCCGCCTGCCCGGCCTGCTTCAGCAGCGCTTGCAGACGCTGGCCACACTGGGCCTGGAGGCCACCCCCTCGACCATGGTGGTCAGCCCCGTCGAGCGCCTGAAGGCCCGAGCGGTGTCGAGTTACGTCAGCCAGCTGCGGGCGCTGGGCGCTGAGGGGCTGTCGGACCTGACACGGCCCGAACGGCTGTGGGACCTGCAGGGTGCGTGTGGAGGCGTCGATGGCAGCTGA